A single Lolium perenne isolate Kyuss_39 chromosome 6, Kyuss_2.0, whole genome shotgun sequence DNA region contains:
- the LOC139829806 gene encoding uncharacterized protein isoform X2 has product MSSSPTLKPWTAPALPLPRWHACPRRRPCPAGLDAPGRRSVPCWPGRPRCHLAGAYTKAAPPTRGLVASANSTAWTQPPLFLDVTPTCSVRGHLWHEAPPSPHQSPRAYTKSSTKILNRSLNNSQRRQAVPKTSSLPQEARRNGEMKEIQNILADKSCMVVDPCFFFPRNHQESCCSLQDNLINQVLLLRSNGQLLRKKIISEEGR; this is encoded by the exons ATGTCGTCGTCCCCCACCTTGAAGCCATGGACGGCACCGGCCCTGCCCCTGCCCCGCTGGCATGCATGTCCCCGTCGCCGGCCCTGCCCCGCTGGCCTGGATGCCCCAGGCCGCCGGTCCGTGCCCTGCTGGCCTGGACGCCCCCGCTGCCACCTCGCTGGGGCGTACACCAAGGCGGCGCCCCCAACTCGTGGCCTGGTCGCCTCCGCCAATAGCACAGCCTGGACGCAGCCGCCGCTGTTCCTCGATGTGACGCCGACATGCTCCGTGCGAGGACATCTTTGGCACGAAGCTCCCCCATCGCCGCACCAGTCTCCTCGCGCGTACACCAAGTCAAGCACGAAAATCTTAAATCGATCTCTCAACAACTCACAGCGTCGTCAAGCAGTACCTAAG ACTTCATCGCTGCCACAGGAAGCAAGAAGAAACGGAGAGATGAAAGAGATACAAAACATCCTCGCTGATAAGTCTTGCATGGTTGTTGATCCATGCTTTTTTTTCCCGAGGAACCATCAGGAAAGTTGCTGCAGCCTGCAAGATAATCTAATTAATCAG GTCCTACTGCTAAGAAGCAATGGTCAACTCCTAAGGAAAAAAATCATCAGTGAAGAAGGAAG GTAG
- the LOC139829806 gene encoding uncharacterized protein isoform X1, producing the protein MSSSPTLKPWTAPALPLPRWHACPRRRPCPAGLDAPGRRSVPCWPGRPRCHLAGAYTKAAPPTRGLVASANSTAWTQPPLFLDVTPTCSVRGHLWHEAPPSPHQSPRAYTKSSTKILNRSLNNSQRRQAVPKTSSLPQEARRNGEMKEIQNILADKSCMVVDPCFFFPRNHQESCCSLQDNLINQVLLLRSNGQLLRKKIISEEGSLD; encoded by the exons ATGTCGTCGTCCCCCACCTTGAAGCCATGGACGGCACCGGCCCTGCCCCTGCCCCGCTGGCATGCATGTCCCCGTCGCCGGCCCTGCCCCGCTGGCCTGGATGCCCCAGGCCGCCGGTCCGTGCCCTGCTGGCCTGGACGCCCCCGCTGCCACCTCGCTGGGGCGTACACCAAGGCGGCGCCCCCAACTCGTGGCCTGGTCGCCTCCGCCAATAGCACAGCCTGGACGCAGCCGCCGCTGTTCCTCGATGTGACGCCGACATGCTCCGTGCGAGGACATCTTTGGCACGAAGCTCCCCCATCGCCGCACCAGTCTCCTCGCGCGTACACCAAGTCAAGCACGAAAATCTTAAATCGATCTCTCAACAACTCACAGCGTCGTCAAGCAGTACCTAAG ACTTCATCGCTGCCACAGGAAGCAAGAAGAAACGGAGAGATGAAAGAGATACAAAACATCCTCGCTGATAAGTCTTGCATGGTTGTTGATCCATGCTTTTTTTTCCCGAGGAACCATCAGGAAAGTTGCTGCAGCCTGCAAGATAATCTAATTAATCAG GTCCTACTGCTAAGAAGCAATGGTCAACTCCTAAGGAAAAAAATCATCAGTGAAGAAGGAAG TCTAGATTGA